A genomic segment from Lytechinus variegatus isolate NC3 chromosome 10, Lvar_3.0, whole genome shotgun sequence encodes:
- the LOC121422458 gene encoding zinc finger protein 585A-like: MLKVELHIKTESSDDEEDRDQTGSDHPSKDVIENITEEGGESKSKLCYECKKCGKKFQRHFRYKNHVSYMHEEDDRGKGKIQCSVCGKRYMASGRLKKHMLMHSNGKERIQCSVCGKRFVEAKRLENHYMAKHGKAEGKIYDGSGCAKHSSANEEVQKHVVAQKTMVTFNEKLYCCALCGEKFLRDYQLGRHRCHLVDLEQFALTTGCRKRKWKSPDLHNNHCPICNKLFHSNEGWRKHMIIHLGQGSFKCSVCSDQFTGKRELQNHMMRWHTTDRPFKCPLCGKTFISKSNLGSHEKVHNEVYYKCCVCGKEFKNISLMKGHECQSDEQFGMDGDKMLCSICRENFDLRSTLIEHLSVHKDTHPHKCSWCSERFRMKEDLTMHHRKSRPRHVSQSADDYPYECNLCLRRFSKQSSLKRHKKVIHCRKKLEQTQAQSETVTLQDNGENIPPDTVNSANPTTEENMEHDGIKAGQERINASSDLLGNDKHQISNEALVENGMETNGECTLNGTNSVQYRCDVCKKKKSFIVWGNYQRHMKHAHGRNVQRDERLQCAICEEKFLSVESLEGHVVIHNRSSHHYCCALCGEKFFRNHQLTSHRCSLLNCKILPTEKGTKQRSWDFGGCELTHCPICNKVLKNHSSWQNHMNLHLRHRQFKCSFCSKQFIGRREHRIHMRRHTGVRPYKCKWCPKSFASPSNLASHEKSHFAIHHLCCMCGMEFLQEDDLHAHTCEADSLNSEALTISLKSVCNVCRKSCASRSVLKRHMKVHDDTHPHSCTRCYQGFKHEQELGKHQRKERLKSECVKDYPFQCSICPNRFDSLRKLKIHEGNGHRRTFSRPIEPYSGQSVISAPPNGIVNQGADQSPLDVDQSVHDSSQGQNGRAFPGDQDQRPSSTPIIPGVKDYQCLLCDKIFYTKHRLKGHLSIHTGIKPYGCSKCEKRFDNRSSLKYHKKSHKKKKKR; this comes from the coding sequence ATGTTGAAAGTAGAACTGCATATAAAAACGGAATCCAGTGACGATGAGGAGGATAGAGATCAGACAGGAAGCGATCATCCATCCAAAGACGTGATTGAGAATATTACAGAAGAAGGCGGAGAGAGCAAAAGTAAACTTTGCtatgaatgtaaaaaatgtggaaAGAAATTCCAAAGGCACTTTCGCTATAAGAATCATGTGTCTTACATGCATGAGGAAGATGACcgaggaaaaggaaagatacAGTGTTCCGTTTGTGGCAAGCGGTATATGGCGTCAGGGAGATTAAAGAAACATATGCTGATGCACAGTAATGGAAAAGAAAGGATCCAGTGTTCTGTTTGTGGCAAGCGATTTGTAGAGGCCAAGAGATTGGAGAATCATTATATGGCAAAACACGGTAAAGCGGAAGGAAAGATCTATGATGGGTCTGGTTGTGCCAAGCATTCTTCAGCCAATGAGGAAGTCCAGAAGCACGTGGTAGCCCAGAAGACAATGGTGACCTTTAATGAGAAATTGTACTGCTGTGCCTTGTGTGGTGAAAAATTCCTTCGTGATTACCAACTAGGTCGACACAGATGCCATCTCGTTGACCTTGAACAGTTTGCTCTTACAACCGGTTGTAGAAAGAGAAAATGGAAATCTCCTGATTTGCATAATAACCATTGCCCTATTTGTAACAAGTTATTTCACTCAAACGAAGGTTGGCGGAAACATATGATCATCCACCTTGGTCAAGGGAGCTTCAAATGCTCTGTATGTTCTGATCAGTTTACTGGGAAAAGGGAATTACAAAATCACATGATGAGATGGCACACTACCGACAGACCTTTCAAGTGTCCATTGTGTGGCAAGACGTTCATCTCAAAGAGTAATTTGGGTTCACATGAAAAAGTACACAATGAAGTGTATTATAAATGCTGTGTTTGTGGAAAGGAATTCAAAAATATTAGtttgatgaaggggcatgaatGTCAATCAGATGAACAGTTTGGTATGGATGGGGATAAAATGCTATGTAGCATATGTCGGGAAAATTTTGACCTCAGATCTACACTGATAGAGCATCTATCAGTTCATAAAGACACCCATCCTCATAAGTGTTCTTGGTGCAGTGAAAGATTCAGAATGAAGGAAGACCTAACCATGCATCACAGAAAGTCGCGCCCCAGACATGTATCACAGAGTGCGGATGACTATCCTTACGAATGCAATCTGTGCCTCCGGAGATTCAGTAAGCAATCTTCACTTAAAAGACACAAGAAAGTCATTCATTGCAGGAAGAAACTGGAACAGACCCAAGCTCAAAGTGAAACTGTAACCTTGCAGGATAATGGAGAGAATATACCTCCGGATACTGTTAACTCTGCAAACCCAACTACAGAGGAGAACATGGAACATGATGGCATCAAAGCTGGACAGGAGCGCATTAATGCATCATCAGATCTTCTGGGAAATGACAAACATCAAATATCTAATGAAGCATTGGTAGAGAATGGAATGGAAACTAACGGAGAATGCACATTGAATGGTACAAACTCAGTACAATACAGGTGTGATGTgtgtaaaaagaagaaatcattTATAGTGTGGGGAAACTATCAGAGGCATATGAAACATGCACATGGTCGGAATGTTCAGAGGGATGAGCGACTACAGTGTGCTATATGCGAAGAAAAGTTTCTTTCTGTTGAAAGTCTTGAAGGTCACGTGGTGATCCACAATAGGTCAAGCCACCATTACTGCTGTGCCTTGTGCGGGGAGAAATTTTTCCGAAATCATCAGCTGACAAGCCATAGATGTAGTCTTCTTAACTGTAAAATTTTGCCCACAGAGAAGGGTACAAAACAGAGAAGTTGGGACTTTGGTGGATGTGAACTTACTCATTGTCCTATTTGTAACAAGGTGTTGAAAAATCATTCTTCCTGGCAGAACCATATGAACCTTCACCTAAGGCATCGTCAGTTCAAATGTTCTTTTTGCTCAAAGCAATTCATTGGGCGGAGAGAGCATCGAATTCATATGAGGCGTCACACGGGGGTGCGTCCATACAAATGTAAATGGTGCCCAAAATCATTTGCTTCCCCAAGCAATTTGGCCTCTCACGAGAAGAGTCATTTTGCCATCCACCATTTATGTTGCATGTGTGGAATGGAATTCCTGCAAGAAGACGATTTACATGCTCACACATGTGAGGCTGATAGTTTAAATAGTGAAGCACTAACCATATCCTTGAAATCTGTTTGCAACGTATGTCGCAAGAGTTGTGCTTCCAGGTCAGTCCTAAAGAGGCACATGAAGGTTCATGATGACACCCATCCCCACTCATGCACGCGATGTTATCAAGGTTTCAAACATGAGCAAGAACTTGGTAAACACCAAAGGAAAGAACGTCTAAAATCCGAGTGTGTCAAGGACTACCCTTTTCAATGTAGCATCTGCCCGAACAGATTTGACAGTCTTCGGAAACTCAAGATACATGAGGGGAATGGACACAGAAGGACGTTTTCCCGGCCTATCGAGCCATATTCCGGCCAAAGTGTCATTTCCGCACCCCCGAATGGAATAGTGAATCAAGGTGCTGATCAAAGTCCACTTGATGTGGACCAGAGCGTACATGACTCAAGCCAAGGTCAGAATGGTAGGGCCTTTCCAGGTGATCAGGATCAGAGGCCTAGCAGTACCCCTATCATTCCTGGTGTGAAGGATTACCAATGCCTACTCTGCGACAAGATATTCTACACCAAGCACAGACTCAAGGGCCATCTCAGTATTCACACTGGAATTAAACCTTATGGATGCTCCAAGTGTGAAAAACGCTTTGACAATCGCAGCTCCCTGAAATATCATAAGAAAAgtcataagaaaaagaaaaagcggTAA
- the LOC121422597 gene encoding uncharacterized protein LOC121422597: protein MVRKKRDGETKGEKGKRNEGRKGRRNEGRKEEKGRRNEGRNGRRNEGNGEMK from the exons ATGGTGAG gaagaaaagggatgGAGAAACGAAgggagaaaaaggaaagagaaatgaaggaagaaagggaaggagaaatgaaggaagaaaagaa gaaaagggaaggagaaatgaaggaagaaatGGAAGGAGAAATGAAGGAAATGGAGAAATGAAGTGA